The Falco naumanni isolate bFalNau1 chromosome 1, bFalNau1.pat, whole genome shotgun sequence genome window below encodes:
- the MFHAS1 gene encoding malignant fibrous histiocytoma-amplified sequence 1: MAQTEPPKAVRLWRDAALRARKLRGGPGEPEPEPDAGPPGGPPPPPPAAASPRRPPPAAALGELEALNLSGRGLEELPEEVGAALSGLRVLSLRRNRLGRLPAAALRHLGRLAELDLSHNRLRGLGDGAALAGLRGLRKLSLSHNELGAEGPGLPPRLAELGRLEELDLSFNRLCCLPEGLGRLRHLRALDVDHNLLPSFPAPLLELAALEELDCSGNRHLGALPEGIAALRRLKILWLSGTGLAALPEGLCQLSALESLMLDGNRLQALPAGFGSLQRLKMLNLSSNLLGEFPAAILALPSLEELYLSRNQLALLPPRLCQLRQLRTLWLDNNRIRYLPDSIVLLHSLEELVLQGNQIAILPEGFGQLSRITLWKIKDNPLIQPPYEVCMKGIPYIAAYQQELAHSQPALKPRLKLVLMGLKDAGKTLLRRCLMEEDGQREDVGSLEAGSTQPRGCPGQQQDVRRMPVACCPFPEPQDACSARAPVMQQPEHLPIDRQDSPSHVPSHRAKGETSCSALLLPPNAPHVPSGLGLLGGSKGIEVMDWTADAERGLTFIVYELAGDPSYDVIQSFFLSPGALYVLVVNLSAYVPQRFYPSVGYFLHWLGSKVPHAVVCMVGTHADLCAERELEEKCLDIHHQIAQQEKRDAEGLQSLVQQVDEALGQDFDLRCSSPHAAFYGVSDKNLRRKKAQFQYLLNHRPQILSPVLPFSCRDRCQVRRLRDKLLSVAEHRDIFPNLHRVLPKSWQVLEELHFQPQAQQLWLSWWDSARLGLQAGLTEDRLQSALSYLHESGKLLYFEEHLTLREYVFHNLPRLIDILNVFCQRDATVLLQKLLSDTQIDELRATQLHHYVEGFLLHGLLPAHVIRLLLKPHIQSREDLQLILELLEKMGLCYCVNKPKCKPLNGAAAWYKFPCYVKNEVPHAEAWINGANLSGQSFVVEQLQIEYSFPFIFPPGLFARYSVQINSHVVQRSDGKYQIYAYRGKVPVVVSYRPARGTLQPDTLSIASHASLPNIWTAWQAITPLVEELNVLLQEWPGLYYTVHVLCSKCLKRGSPNPHAFPGELLSQPRPEGLTEIICPKNGSERVNVALVYPPTPAVISPCSK; encoded by the coding sequence ATGGCGCAGACGGAGCCCCCGAAGGCGGTGCGGCTGTGGCGCGACGCCGCCTTGCGCGCACGGAAGctgcggggcggccccggcgaGCCCGAGCCCGAGCCGGACGCGGGGCCGCCgggggggccgccgccgccgccccccgccgccgcctcgcctcgccgcccgcccccggcagcggccctgggggagctggaggcGCTGAACCTGAGCGGGcgggggctggaggagctgcccGAGGAGGTGGGCGCCGCCCTGAGCGGGCTGCGGGTGCTCAGCCTGCGGCGCAACCGGCTGGGccgcctgcccgccgccgccctgcGCCACCTGGGCCGCCTGGCCGAGCTCGACCTCAGCCACAACCGGCTGCGGGGCCTGGGGGACGGCGCGGCGctggcggggctgcggggcctgCGCAAGCTGAGCCTCAGCCACAACGAGCTGGGCGCCGAGGGCCCGGGCCTGCCCCCCCGGCTCGCCGAGCTGGGCCGCCTCGAGGAGCTCGACCTCAGCTTCAACcgcctgtgctgcctgcccgAGGGGCTGGGCCGCCTGCGGCACCTCCGTGCCCTCGACGTCGACCACAACCTGCTGCCCTCCTTCCCCGCCCCGCTGCTGGAGCTGGCcgccctggaggagctggaCTGCTCCGGCAACCGACACCTCGGGGCCCTGCCCGAGGGCATCGCCGCCCTCCGCCGCCTCAAGATCCTCTGGCTGAGCGGGACAGGGCTGGCGGCCCTGCCCGAGGGCCTGTGCCAGCTGAGCGCCCTGGAGAGCCTCATGCTGGATGGCAACCGGCTGCAGGCCCTGCCCGCTGGCTTTGGCAGCCTGCAGCGTCTCAAGATGCTGAACCTCTCCTCCAATCTGCTGGGGGAGTTCCCCGCCGCCATCTTGGCGCTGCCCAGTCTGGAGGAGCTCTACCTGAGCCGCAACCAGCTCGCCCTGCTGCCCCCTCGCCTCTGCCAGCTCCGCCAGCTCCGCACCCTCTGGCTGGACAACAACCGCATCCGCTACCTGCCCGACTCCATTGTGCTCCTCCacagcctggaggagctggtCCTGCAAGGCAACCAGATTGCCATCCTGCCCGAGGGCTTTGGGCAGCTTTCCCGCATCACTCTGTGGAAGATCAAAGACAACCCCCTCATCCAGCCCCCCTATGAGGTGTGCATGAAGGGCATCCCCTACATCGCAGCCTaccagcaggagctggcccaCTCCCAGCCTGCCCTCAAACCCCGTCTCAAGCTTGTCCTCATGGGCTTAAAGGATGCGGGAAAGACACTGCTGCGACGATGCCTCATGGAGGAGGATGGGCAGAGGGAGGACGTGGGAAGTCTGGAGGCAGGGAGCACCCAACCCAGAGggtgccctgggcagcagcaggatgttAGGAGAATGCCAGTTGCATGTTGCCCCTTCCCGGAGCCTCAGGATGCTTGCTCAGCACGGGCACCTGTCATGCAGCAGCCAGAACATCTGCCCATTGATCGGCAAGACAGCCCTTCTCATGTGCCCTCTCACCGAGCCAAAGGGGAAACATCGTGTTctgcgctgctgctgccaccgAATGCCCCCCATGTACCATCAGGACTGGGACTGTTGGGAGGCAGCAAAGGCATTGAGGTGATGGACTGGACAGCAGATGCAGAGAGAGGCCTGACATTCATTGTGTACGAGCTGGCGGGGGACCCGAGCTATGATGTGATCCAGTCTTTCTTCCTGTCTCCCGGAGCCCTGTATGTGCTGGTGGTGAATTTGAGTGCCTACGTTCCTCAGCGCTTCTATCCCTCTGTGGGCTATTTCTTGCACTGGCTCGGTTCCAAGGTACCCCATGCAGTGGTATGCATGGTGGGAACCCATGCTGACCTCTGTGCAGAGCGGGAGTTGGAAGAGAAGTGCCTGGACATCCATCACCAGATCGctcagcaggagaaaagggatGCTGAGGGACTCCAGAGCTTGGTCCAGCAGGTGGATGAGGCTCTGGGACAGGACTTTGACCTGCGCTGCTCCAGCCCGCACGCTGCCTTTTATGGGGTCTCTGACAAGAATTTGCGGCGAAAGAAAGCCCAGTTTCAGTACCTTCTCAACCACCGCCCACAGATCCTCTCTCCAGTGCTGCCTTTTAGCTGCCGGGACCGTTGCCAGGTGCGTCGCCTGCGGGACAAGCTCCTCTCGGTGGCTGAGCACCGGGATATCTTCCCGAACCTGCACCGGGTATTGCCCAAATCCTGGCaagtgctggaggagctgcactTCCAGCCACAGGCTCAACAGCTGTGGCTTAGCTGGTGGGACTCAGCCCGGTTGGGCTTGCAGGCAGGCCTGACAGAGGATCGGCTCCAGAGCGCCCTGTCCTACCTGCACGAGAGTGGGAAGCTGCTCTACTTTGAGGAGCACCTCACCTTGCGGGAGTACGTGTTCCACAACCTGCCACGGCTCATTGACATCCTCAACGTCTTCTGCCAGCGGGATGCCACCGTGCTGCTCCAGAAACTGCTCAGCGACACCCAGATTGATGAATTGAGGGCCACTCAGCTCCATCATTATGTGGAGGGCTTCTTGCTGCACGgcctcctccctgcccacgTTATACGTCTCCTTCTTAAGCCACACATCCAGAGCCGGGAGGATCTGCAGCTcatcctggagctgctggagaagatggggCTCTGTTACTGTGTCAACAAACCCAAATGCAAGCCCCTAAATGGGGCGGCTGCTTGGTATAAGTTTCCCTGCTACGTGAAAAACGAGGTGCCCCATGCAGAGGCGTGGATCAACGGCGCCAATCTGAGTGGACAGTCCTTTGTGGTTGAGCAGCTGCAGATTGAGTATAGCTTTCCATTCATTTTCCCACCCGGCTTGTTTGCACGCTACAGTGTCCAGATTAACAGCCATGTGGTTCAGCGGTCGGATGGCAAATATCAGATCTATGCCTACCGGGGAAAGGTGCCAGTGGTGGTGAGTTACCGGCCTGCCAGGGGAACTCTACAGCCAGATACTCTGTCTATCGCTAGTCACGCATCCCTACCAAATATCTGGACAGCTTGGCAAGCTATTACCCCTTTAGTGGAAGAACTGAATGTCCTGCTCCAGGAATGGCCAGGCCTGTACTACACTGTGCACGTCCTCTGTTCAAAGTGCCTTAAAAGAGGGTCACCCAACCCACACGCTTTTCCAG